The following are from one region of the Roseobacter fucihabitans genome:
- a CDS encoding transposase: MTKRKNYSPDFKAKVALEAIREEMTLAELSKKYGIHPTQIGTWKCAAIENLATAFTRRGSVAEQVQPQNR, encoded by the coding sequence ATGACGAAACGAAAGAATTATTCGCCCGATTTCAAAGCTAAGGTTGCGCTTGAAGCAATTCGCGAGGAGATGACGTTGGCGGAGCTGTCCAAGAAATATGGCATTCACCCGACGCAGATTGGGACATGGAAATGCGCGGCGATAGAGAACCTGGCGACGGCCTTTACGCGCCGAGGGTCCGTCGCTGAGCAGGTGCAGCCCCAGAACAGGTGA
- a CDS encoding methyl-accepting chemotaxis protein, giving the protein MSINASMEASRAGEAGKGLAIIAQEFKTLAEEVQQLTSSAREDIQNI; this is encoded by the coding sequence ATGTCGATAAACGCCTCCATGGAGGCCTCCCGCGCGGGCGAGGCCGGCAAAGGACTTGCGATTATCGCGCAGGAATTCAAAACACTGGCCGAAGAAGTACAACAACTGACCTCCTCGGCCCGCGAGGACATTCAAAACATCTAA